GCGTAGTCCAGCCGATTCGCGAGATCGGGAAAATGTGCAAGGAAAAGGGCGTTCTCTTCCACACCGATGCGGTGCAGGCGGTGGGCAAAGTACCGGTGAACGTCATCGAAGACAACATCGATATCCTTTCGCTTTCCGCGCACAAGATGTACGGGCCGAAGGGCGTGGGCGCGCTCTACGTCCGGCGCAAATCGCCACGCGTGCAGTTGACGGCGCAGATGGACGGCGGTGGCCATGAGCGCGGGATGCGCTCGGGTACGTTGAACGTCGCCGGCATCGCCGGACTGGGCAAGGCGTGCGCGTTGGCTCATGCCGAGATGGCCGAGGAAGGCAAGCGCATGGCGTACCTGCGCGACAAGCTGAAGGACCGGCTGCTCGCCGAACTCGACGAAACGTTCATCAACGGCTCGATGGAGCACCGGCTCCCGAACAACCTGAATATCAGCTTCGCCTACGTGGAAGGCGAGTCGCTGCTGATGGGCATCAACGACGTGGCGGTTTCGAGCGGATCGGCGTGTACGTCGGCGACGCTCGAGCCGAGCTACGTGCTCAAGGCGCTGGGCGCCGGCGACGATCTCGCGCACTCCTCGATCCGCTTCGGCCTCGGCCGATTCAATACGGAAGAGGAAGTGGATTACGTGGCGGAAAAGGTGATTGGAGTGGTGAAGAAGCTCCGCGAGCTGTCGCCGCTCTACGAAATGGTGAAGGAAGGCGTCGACCTGAGCAAGGTCGAATGGACCGCCCACTAAGGAAACTGTAAGGAGAACAGGAAATATGGCTTATTCCGACAAGGTCCTCGATCACTACAACAACC
This DNA window, taken from Bryobacteraceae bacterium, encodes the following:
- a CDS encoding IscS subfamily cysteine desulfurase, which gives rise to MKLPIYMDNHATTPVDPRVLDTMLPYFKEHFGNAASRNHAFGWEAEEAVETARKQIAALIGANPKEIIFTSGATESDNLALKGVAEMYAERGNHIITAATEHKAILDTCKRLEKHGVRVTYLPVRQDGLVDLDMLREAFTDKTILVSIMYANNEIGVVQPIREIGKMCKEKGVLFHTDAVQAVGKVPVNVIEDNIDILSLSAHKMYGPKGVGALYVRRKSPRVQLTAQMDGGGHERGMRSGTLNVAGIAGLGKACALAHAEMAEEGKRMAYLRDKLKDRLLAELDETFINGSMEHRLPNNLNISFAYVEGESLLMGINDVAVSSGSACTSATLEPSYVLKALGAGDDLAHSSIRFGLGRFNTEEEVDYVAEKVIGVVKKLRELSPLYEMVKEGVDLSKVEWTAH